The proteins below are encoded in one region of Bifidobacterium catenulatum DSM 16992 = JCM 1194 = LMG 11043:
- a CDS encoding DUF721 domain-containing protein: MPNPPICETLHLDQRKLPAEVFERISKRAGRYKEREECARQAWENFGKPGRDPQTVGNIFNVIATQGLWTPHLKIAQMQNHWNQVVGDENARHSYPVDLRDGILTIRCDSPAWTTTLTYMIPLLTDTIRRRLEGLTINEVRVTGPQQQGFSRGRMTRRTRY; this comes from the coding sequence ATGCCTAATCCTCCAATCTGCGAAACATTGCATCTCGACCAACGCAAGTTGCCCGCCGAAGTGTTCGAACGCATCAGCAAACGCGCCGGACGCTACAAGGAACGTGAGGAATGTGCGCGGCAGGCATGGGAGAATTTTGGCAAACCCGGACGCGACCCGCAGACGGTCGGCAATATATTCAACGTGATCGCAACGCAAGGTTTGTGGACGCCGCATTTGAAAATCGCGCAAATGCAGAATCATTGGAACCAGGTGGTCGGTGACGAAAACGCGCGCCACTCCTACCCCGTTGACCTGCGTGACGGCATTTTGACGATTCGATGCGACAGCCCCGCATGGACCACCACCTTGACGTACATGATTCCGCTGCTGACCGACACCATTCGCAGGAGACTTGAGGGGCTGACCATCAACGAAGTGCGCGTCACCGGCCCCCAGCAACAGGGATTCAGCCGAGGGCGAATGACCAGAAGGACCCGGTATTAG